The following coding sequences are from one Triticum dicoccoides isolate Atlit2015 ecotype Zavitan chromosome 4A, WEW_v2.0, whole genome shotgun sequence window:
- the LOC119289144 gene encoding homeobox protein knotted-1-like 4: MDQLPLLGSGPRAAAITGNALAPSFVAMDQHAASTSTSPPEKAPPATPFRASKHRGKSNYNRRSSDTIKAKIMSHPLYPALLGAFIDCRRVGAPPEVVGRLSSLVDELQPSSDDMQEQPADPELDQFHGNMISFLAG, translated from the exons ATGGATCAGCTCCCTCTTCTTGGGAGCGGCCCCAGAGCTGCAGCCATTACCGGCAATGCATTAGCTCCCTCCTTCGTCGCGATGGATCAGCACGCAGCCTCTACATCCACTTCACCACCGGAAAAGGCGCCGCCGGCGACGCCGTTCCGGGCCTCGAAACACCGTGGAAAGTCCAATTACAACAGGAGATCATCTGACACGATCAAGGCCAAGATCATGTCGCACCCTCTCTATCCGGCTCTCCTCGGAGCCTTCATAGACTGCCGGAGA GTCGGAGCGCCGCCCGAAGTTGTCGGTCGGCTCTCCTCCCTCGTCGACGAGCTCCAGCCGAGTTCAGATGACATGCAGGAACAGCCAGCGGACCCAGAACTCGACCAGTTTCATGGTAATATGATTAGCTTCTTAGCTGGCTGA